The DNA window GCTGGGCAGTGGCTGCTGTTGGGATCTATTTAACTGGGGACTTGTGGCGCGATCCAGATCGGAAACTGGAGCCACCAGGTGTGAGCCGCCCGGCGATGCGTTTCCGTTCTTCAAGTCCAAATTCAACTGCCTGGGCGGATTCCTCTGCGGCAGTGGTGGCGGCACATCCTCCTCAATTAAACTCCTCGAAATCAGGAACTTGTTCTTGCCTTTCGAAGACGGTCCAGTTTCCTTAAagcgatgttgctgctgatgcgggTGGAAAAACTGCTGCGAGGTCGGAGTGCTGGTGTGCTGATGCATCGATTGAGACATTGACTCCGCCTGGTGGCTCATAcgttgctgctgcaggaaATCCGTCGTAAGGCCAAAGGGAGATGAAGTCGTTAGGTCCTTTTCGGTCTTGTTCTTTCGCGTGCCCAGCGACAAGGACGAAAGGGAACGCGGCAGGAGGGACAGGAATGCGGGTGAGGTGCTAGCTGGCTGTTGCTGTGGCGGATAATTGTTGTTGTGGAgattgtggtggtggtgaagATGATGGAATTGCTGATTGCTGTGAGTGGCGGACGCGGACAAGTGTTGGATTTGGTTGGGCGTTAGTAATGCTGTGTTCTTATTGCCAGCGGCCGCCTGAAGTTTAACAGTCGGTGCATCCTGTGTTAGGGTTTCATCATGGGAGTGCGTTAGAATGCCGCGAAATGGAAGAGAAAGATAGAGATCATGTAGCATCATTCGGTTTCAACTGAATCCCTTTGGAACTCTTGTTTCGTTTAGcgctcaactcaactcaaaaCGGTTACAAACAACGAAATAGCGTTGTTAGATGGTATTATTAGCTGGGTTAACAGAGCTGCTTGGCATCTGCTTGCGGCATTAATTTCATGTTTTGGGGAGGGACAGGATTCCTGGGCTTATGGAGATTTTGCTGACCTATCTTGCCTAAAGAATAAATAGATATACCCTACAAAAATATTCCCTCACTCACCTCGGCTCCCACTTGATGCAGTTGCTCGCGCAGCTTACGAATATTCGCCTCAGACAGCTTGTAGCTCGGATTATTTTGATCGCTTTTCAATCGCTCCAGATTTAGTTTCTCCTGCTCCAGCATTTTCTGCAACGTCTGAATCTTGTAAGTCTCCATCTCCCTTCGTTTAATACTCTGCAATTCAAAACCAATGACATTAGAATGCTCTAAGACACCCATTTCAGATACTTACGTCCACCGGCTGTGGTCCAGTTATAGAAGCGGTACGATCTCGTCCAGAAAGAATCGGGGTCGAGGGCGTTACCACTGACACCGACGAGGGACGCGTTAGCTTCTGACTTCGCTTCACCGCCAGCTCAACAGTTGTCGAGGCTTAAAAGTTTAAAGAAATGATAAAAAGCTGTGATTAGTTTgtcagaaattaatatttatttggacTTTTCTACTAATTTTCTaaaacttttccttttcaaattcaaaatggTCATACGCAGCCTCATAAAGCTTGTGCTATTTTCTACTACCATTTACTTGGCCAAAGAACTAGGAGTTTGGGACGATCCAATTGAGCCCACAACCAATAAACTCGGAATAGAAGCAGAAGAACCTTTGGAGACAAAGAACTCAAACGACAAGCCAGAAGAGAGGACAGATATTGGGGCCACTATATCCAAAGAActccaaaagaaaaaacaagattTGGAGAAAAAGTTTTGCCCCAAAGACTCCACATGCTATTCCCCATCAAAGCCACTAGGCGAAACTATTGGCGAGGCGTTTTCTAAAACATGGGTAGCCTTAAAAGGTATTCCGTCCTACTGGGGCGCCACCTTCGAAAGGATTGGCGCTAGGATTTGTCAGTTTTTCAGGGGAGATAAATAAATGAactttacatttacatttgaatCCTATAGATTCAAGAAGAATAACAAAtcacttaaatttttttattaatggTTTAGGAGTTTGCCGAAACTTAGTAAACATAACCTTTTACTTTgaaaaagtatacaaaatttggtagaaatttaaaatcaaaaatgaaGTAAAAATTTGACTCCCCATTTTCATCCATTTTAACCAAGgtaaagtaatttattttcaaaattaaattttctattgGCTTTTATATACGGAAAAAGCATGTCTGTGAGCCAACTAAAACCGGAGGAGCAGATGG is part of the Drosophila yakuba strain Tai18E2 chromosome 2R, Prin_Dyak_Tai18E2_2.1, whole genome shotgun sequence genome and encodes:
- the LOC26534952 gene encoding uncharacterized protein LOC26534952, whose amino-acid sequence is MVIRSLIKLVLFSTTIYLAKELGVWDDPIEPTTNKLGIEAEEPLETKNSNDKPEERTDIGATISKELQKKKQDLEKKFCPKDSTCYSPSKPLGETIGEAFSKTWVALKGIPSYWGATFERIGARICQFFRGDK